Sequence from the Phragmites australis chromosome 6, lpPhrAust1.1, whole genome shotgun sequence genome:
GGTGTGAAGCAAGCACTCTTCGAGGGGCAGATGGATGTCCCGGTATCAGAGAGTTCCATAATTTGTGGCACCAGAGGAAGGCATTCCATGCCGATTCTATCACAATCTGGTTGCTTGCCATGAGGGCTCCCATTATCTTCATGCGAGCTTTGAGTACTGAGAGTGACGAGATTGCTCTCAGTCATTGCAGGACAAAGCCCCAACTTAAGCTTATCAGAGAAGTGCTGATTCAAAAGGTTGCCCATCTCTTGCTTGGAAGTGCTGCTGTGGTCATCATAAAAGCTAGTTGTTTCGGTGGCCTCAGTGCCATAATCCAACCCAGGTAGCCTTCTCTTCTTGTGAAATCCATCTGCGAAGATTGGGGACACCTCTGCCATCTTAACAAGCTTATTGACAAAATGAGGGTTCTTGCTAGCCTGCTGCAAGAAGCTAAGCATCTTGACCTGTCGTTGCTCCATGTCGAGGACTCGCCGCTCAAGATCATCAATCTGGATCATGGCCCCCGACTGCTGCTGATTGAACTTCCAGAGGTCAGCCTGGAGGGTGGCTTTCTCTCGTGAAAGCCGGTCAATCTCATCCTCAAATAATGCACGCTCATTGTCAGGCAGAGCACCTGGCTGCTGGCTGTGGCTGTGGATAGGCTTTCGCCTGTAGATATTCTTCAGCAGGTGCTTCTGTCCCTTGACAAAGTACTCATTAGCGAATTCCCAGCGCTCTGGGTCTATTTTGCGAAAACCCTGCAACATCGATATTTTTAACGGATCCTCATTAGTTTAAGgaattaattagatatttcaCTTCACGGGATCTAATAAAACACTCAAAGCAACGTTTTGAGACAAATCCTACCATTAAAAGTCAACAAAACTCCCACTGCAACCACTACGTCCAAGCATCCCACAATGGCATGACACTAAAGTAATTGAAGTTTTACAGGATGGCAgaaaacacacacaaaaagaGTTAAAGATCAAGAATACTGTATCCTAAGATAAATGTTTAAATACTCCTATTACCTCACTCAAAAGAGAAAAGggtctatttttttattatttggtAAAGACCATCCTTCTGTTTCAAACTTAGAGAGGCAATTCCAATAGACCAGGAAATGCAACTACACATGAGGTACCAAATCCTGTTGGTAACCACAGGGAACTGGAATCCTGGAGGGTACTGGGAGCAGAAAATACTGATGGGAGTATGCCCTGTTTTTTGATTTTGAACTCTATTTGCTATTAGATGTTGTTGGAAAGTGAAAATTGTTTAAGTTTCGAAAGAACAATGAGGGGAAAACTGAACATGACTGGAACTGGACCGGTAACCAGCTGCTCCCAGTTCCTTGCCAATGTCAGATAAATTGTTGAAAAGCTACTTTTAAAAATCCTAAGTAGAGGTGGATAAAATTTTCCTATATCCTCAAAGGGCCCCACAAGAACCAAGCGAAACTACTTACACTTGGAGATCACATAGAAGTGCGCACCactaaaacaataaaaaattaataaaaatttggAACCCCCTGCACTGAAATGATATCCAGATCCCACAATGACTGTACTTACTTGATGTAACATCAATTAGAAAGGGAAAAATGTTAAACTTGGTTGAGACTACTGAACAGATCTATGGATCTTGTTGCATCAAGGTAAGACCTCCATACTATACATAAAGAccgtaaaagaaaaaaaaatagatctcaAACACTAGCAAATACAACTCAGATAGTAGTCCATCTATTTTCAAGAGAACTTCATGACTTCAATATCTAAGATCACTCATACCACAAATTTGTGGGTATCTCCTTGAGAAACTAGTTTCAACAAGTTTCCTAGCTAGCCAGGGTTCGGTACTCCCCTatcttaaatttaaaaaatgcccaggaggagtctcTCCTCGTGGTCCAAGAAAAAAACATGCTACAAATGCTCCCTCATTTGTACCAAACAATGAGAATGCTCCCTCATTCGGTACTCTCCTATCAGGACAACCTCCATTTTTCTAATACTACAAAAAAGATGATCTGTAAATGCAATGGACTGTcaaatcaagaaacatccaCAACAGCACATCAAGACAAGATTGCACAACTACTTCATGGTGATCCTATCAGCAATATCTCCACCTGAACAGAAACTGTCAATATTGCTGTACATACAAGTGATTTGATAGTTCAGAAAAGCACGAAAATGCAAACATTTTTATGCAAGAACCTAAAAAATGAATTAAGCCTAAGTTTCAACCTCAATCTTCCCAAACACTTACACAATGAAAATTTACTAGTCAGACAAGATGTgccaatatttttttcactatCATAACGAATTTGAACTAAGGTTTAaagaaaaaattagataaaataAAGAAATGTGAATATTGAAGCTACAAATCAAGCTAAAACTCTGGTAACAAACACCAGTTACTCCATTGTGTCAACCCCGCTACTCGGAACTGTTCATATTGTAAGCCAAAACAAATCTCGGCACCAGCAAATTCAAGGTCATCCCAAACATCAGGATCGATCATGACACTAATTCCTCACCAATACAACCAAGAGAATCAAAAACCATTCCCAATGCTGCTTCCTGAACGCAACAGGATGTAATTCTACATTTGAATACCATCTTGAATTAATTTTCAGTTCCACGGCATCGAATCAAGTTCAATTTCCGGCACAAAATTCCAACCAATCAAACCATAAGAAACAGAAACCAacatccaaaatcatcaaagCTACTAACACTTCGCTAAAACAGCACAAACATTTTCGCACCTAGCCTCACCGACACTGAATGAAATGAACCCCTGAGTCCAAATCTTGACGCGGAATTCCCCAAATGGAACCGCAAGAACCCAGCTCAACTCCACCTAAGCAATCCCCTGCATCGGCGCAACCTCAACGCCCAAATTCCCACCACTCTAACCGCAAGAACGTGCCAAATCCCCCGACCAGAGCAGCGCATCAAGATTCTAAGGACAGGACAGGGGCAAAAAAGGGGAAGCGTTGTTACGCACGTAGGTGTTGAGCTGCCGGATGAAGCTGGAGAAGTTGCTGTGCTTGAAGTAGGTGGGCAGCAGCCGCCCCGCGAACTCGGGCGAGTTCCAGACCACGAAGCTCGCGTCGGAGGCGTCGCTCCACGACACCACCGCGTCCGTCGACGGGTCGTCCACCATCTCGTACGTCTTCAACAGGAACGgtgccggcccgccgccgccgccgccgcctcctcctgctgcgCCGGCCCCGCGGGTCCCCGCAGCGGCGATCTCCATGCGAGCGATGCGACGGTGGTGGGTGGTTTGGCCCGACGCGCGAGCTCGCCGAGGGGAGGAGTTTGGTGGGAGCGTTCTTGGTCGTTGTGGGTGGGGTGGGGTTTGGTAACTTTGGTTTGATTTCTCGTtgtcccttttcttttctttttttagcgTATTTTTTTGTGAGTTTAGGATATCCTAGGATGAGAATGAACACATTTTACCCACGTGCACGTGGGAAAAAATCTAATAGGCTTGAAatgcattttttatttatgaGTATAGATGTGGATTTAAAGTTAAACCTAACATGTATAGAGAGATAACGTTGCAATTTATGTATCATCATGTCGATCTTCGctcttttacattttttttggtTGTTAGATGAAACTCTGGTACACAACTAGGTGTATCATATATGCTATTGTACGTTAGTTCGATGTATTTATTATGATTATTATGGAATGCTCATGATATGACTCTATGGTTCGAATATAATTACAAAATAGAAACATGTTACATGAAATATATTATGACACTAAAAATAACATAGTAGCAAGAAGAAAGTAGAATTACCCTAACATTAACATAGTACTATAATACCGACAATAATAtaacaaaaaaaactaacaataacatagtagccTATAAGTTACGTCCCCTCTTGAGGACTACCACTAGTCGTATCCGCCCTTGGGACCCTACGTCTCTGTGCTCTCACCTGGTGACCTGAGTATGTAAGCAGTTCCGATGGAACAATCTCCCGCTCAAGCCATCCAGTGGCGGGTGGAGTGGTATAGTCGTCCTAAGAAAGTTGTGTCCCCATAAGTGGCGTGCCAGGTAGCTGCAACGTACCGAGCTCgtctgtcacgtcccaaatccgtAATCGCATAATTAAGTATAATCCTGCTTCTTAAGTATTGtgcttaattttgtgtaatttcatTTTGAACGCTGGAGCACTTCGTTTTGAGTCAAAtgaatgagagaaagaaaaatcaaaagagaaaagaatagagtTCACAGTTAAAACATACTTATTTATCTAGTATGtgggccccaccggagtgggccaaccactcttttcttctctccacttgggcagcagcccactccctctctctcccttcctcaCCCGTGCTCCTCTCTTTCCAACCAGCCAAGGCAGCAAcagtccctctctctctctcctaagCACTCTCTCATTCTACCctaaaatcccacctcaagagaaggaatcaaggtatgcatatggtaTTCACACGTTCCCTAGCTCATGAGctttccatccatccaattcattttcattttttcaaagAATTCGAGCcaattttgatgtcttttggtgttctttgttGAAGAACGAGGAGCACCAGCATTCTATCTTTTCCCCAAGAGTTTTCCTCTGTTTCCTTTGTCATCTGGTGAACATCAACCTCGGAAAGGATCCTTGGATAAGTTCCCTAGGTATCTATGGCAAGAATTCAcagtttggatggttggattttgaattttgagctagggttgtgaagtatgaactctataaCACCCACCAGCGGCAACTCCCTCAtacctttcatcacccagttgtaaacctctgttaaatttgtagtcataatatcATACATAGCCTTATTTGCATTGTAGAGAAAAGCATACTTCTCCtttggctcattctcaatccactcgttAAATGACCTAGTAGATGACCAAGTCCTACACATTATGCCAGCTTCATTGTCTGTTAGCAGGGGCTCAAGACATACTGGTTCATCCTCCGGTTCCCTCACGGGCCTCCGTGCATGctcctgtgtttgcttcttcgttaACTCATCTAGTGTCTTACAAAAAGTATCAAACTTTTACTGCTAGTTCTGACTGTACAGCCTCTTGAATATGTTTAtgagcttcttgttcttgaattggcgaAACAAGTTTGtacccaaatgcctcatgcaccacttACTATGCAGATCTAGCCATACAGGTCCCATCATGCCATCATCCGTTCCATTATGTAGATCCTGAATAGCCTTAAGCATCCCTGCATGTcagtcatgtataaggcacaaGTTCGGTTGAGCACCCACAATTATCATCCTGACACGGTAcatgaaccaataccaactacatgtgttctcactctccacaaatagAAAGGCCAACGgtagcacttggttgttcccatcaactCCAATAGTAGTCTAGATTTGTCCCTTTACATGCCGGTAAGGAAAGTGCCATTGATGCAGAGGATACACCGATAGTGCTTGGAAGCTTTGATACATAGTCCTAATGCAAAGAAGCATCGCTTCAGGACATACTTGTCAGGTTTGGACAACAATGcatacttatcaatgtcgtaatacgtcTCCGACTTCCTTTGAGCAATAGTCTGCAGCAAGGGTACaagattgtcatatgacgcttTGTAGGtctcaaacctcatctcaatttccttcctcttcgccctccatgtCTAGTTGTAGCTAATATTGTATTTGTACTCCTTCTCAATTGCCCTGATTATGAACTCTAGTTCATAGTTTAGGTTGTTCACAACCTAGGCATACATCACATTAGTGACAAAGactgaggtgatgttcctgtggctGAGCTCAAATTTGTCGATCATGAAAGTGTAGTCCACCACAATTGACACCTCCCAATACTCAACCCACTTCTCCTTGAAGTTGTGCACCCACCAAAAAGTTGTTAAAGTTGGGATTGCTCCAGTCTGCGGGAATAGGAACATCATCCTCATTATCTAACATGTTATACTCAGAAGATTCATTAGCCTCAAGATCATCccactccatctgttcaattagagaatgAATTTGTTCCCCCTCATATGCCTCACCGTCGGTTCAGTCAAATAATCCAATGAATGTGCAGCATCTAGATCGACATCTTCATTACCCTcatcctcatcatactcttcctcatcacgcACCTCCTCCGCGTACCCCCCACCATGCATCTCCTCAAgtgcctccttattcttccattgcacaagtaACACAGGTGGCCAACCTCTTTGCACAACATCTTGTAGGTACATTCTCTAGACTTGATCTTCCCTGAGTGGGTACACCTCCTAGTACACATCATCTCTCTTAGTACACTCCTCTGCATAAGTCTAGATATACCCTTTACCATTGACTCAAATACAGATAATACTACCCCTTTCAAAACATATAATATTTAACTATCtccaaaaaaatcctaaactgccaCTTATCCAACATACCCACCAACCGTCGATAAAAACATCCTAACATTATTgcaataaaacataaaaaatatgtaaaactacatctacaataatgcAACATTCATAAAAAACAGAGCCCAACAATTAATCTTCATTGCAACAAATTATCCCTAGGTCGttacatcaaacacctctaaatcctaTATTTACTACCTCAACTATGCCTACATtatatctaaatcctacatctcaTACCTaatatatatctaaatactacaccaaattgctaaaatatttatacaaatatgttttatttgctaaactatgtctaaccctaattctaaaccaagatctacattctaacgtATGTCTAGCGGCTATCCTaccgggtttgtaaaaaaaatcctagatctaatatctaacctatgtcaaaacgTAGCACTAGGGGTGTCGACTATTGGTAAACTGTCGATCAaacaaacatgttaaaaaattaagggatactttgagtagacaaatcacaagGAGAACAAACATGGATTTTATATAAGTTCGTGGCTCCCTGatgataataaccctacgtcatgtttgtATTGTATGGATCTGATCCTATTACAAAGGgagtgtagctagcctagatgaatctaaacctagtcggtgactttGTCTGTAGCTTCTATTGGCTTGTCTTGCTTGTATTGCTATTGTCCAACTTGTCCTCCACTGGGCCCCTTGGCTCTATATCTATATCGAGTGTTGTACATCCTCTGGAATCCTCCTTCCTGTTCTTGGAAATAAACCTTTCTAGTTACGGATCACCTTGGGCATCTACGAatagttttctttcttccaagGATACCCATCTCAAAAATAAAGATATGCCTGAGAATTATGGGAAACCTTGGGATAcctggatatggtaactatctatCATCCATCTCCTAGCCCCccatcagtacatgaaatgaggatTCGACAATTCAAATACATAGCTAGCAAAGATAAGTGTTTTGTCTAACCGTGCCATCGAGTATACTCGGATTTCggattaggatgaagcatctaaCCAGATTTATTGGGATCTCAGATCACATACTTAGGATTGCAAACGCCTTCGATTTCTCTAGAGAGTACCAGATTTTTTGTCCCACCCAGATAGGTTTTCTAGTTGGCCCAAAAAATTATCTCGTCCTTGCTAAGTACAAGGGAAATAGGATTCATCACTGGCTAGGCTCGAAAGTTTGAACTGTGGCAATAGAAAGTTTGTGTGATGGTGAAAAAGAATCTCTATCACGAATGCGAAGGGATCATCGTTATATCCTTTTGACTGCCCTCATGCACTGGAAAAACCCAACAGGTAATTGACTACACCAAAGTCTGCCTCTTTGTCTATGTTGGTCAGCTAAAAAGATGTAGTCTTGATGATCAAGCATCGCTTGGATGCTTGTGACTCATAATGCAGCTTCGCCCAGAGTTAATGTTTTAGAGATGGAGAGTTAAGTTTCTCGACCTGTTTGGCCTATATAAACCCACAGGTGCTAGAGTCCAGGCTACACAAAATCGGATCTCGATCATGgatcctcctccttcgcctgaATACTCTCCTTCTTTTCCTGACTATTCCCATCCTCTCCCAAGTATTCTTCACTTAACCCACTATCATCTCCAACCGAATTTGATTCAGTGGTGGAGGTTGTTGATGTCTCCTCTGATGAGGAGGCTGAAGGGAGGATGGTGACTCGCGGTGTCCCTGTTAAATATGACAAGACCCCggttaatatgaacaagggttcccgatcttccgaaaggttctggtaactctcgatttggtggaaacgagacacaagtcgatccggcttccgaacaacacgatccgaaaccccgcaattgcagcaccacgtctcctctggttatcaaccggtgttgcacggttgacctcgccaagaaggctaaaatccttgcctgcgaatcgaagaacacaagcaagaacaaggaagaatgcaaccaaattgcagatgaatgattaatctcacgagttggggtctcacaaactgacgaaacggcgaaactgttcttgacagaataatctaagcaaaactcaaccctaattagggcggaggctactgtatataaaggattagggtcggccaaggacccctggacgcgtccctaatgaaCTCCAatacgatacatggcccaacggaccaaaaacggtgacgcagcaccgggacagattctggacgctgacttgtttcgacgtttcccgttgactcagaaggaatttggacctcaaaccaacgtcattggtttccttatgaaattatctttccaaccatatgtgaatcgtcgaaaacggagtccggatgcgtcctgggcgtccgttttactgctcgctggtcctggaggtcgaggctgattcggactcgagttggactggacctcctgctgttgttggacgtcctagctgctcctccacgccttcaagccttcctctatgtgtctccttgtcctctccatgatttctaagcaacacataatcattaggtactaatctattctcaaaattatataaagagttacttaggaacgagctcacctctaaatttaattgtcgtgcgcgagcccttgtgattggaccttgaaagttcaatggaggatcattgtatgtatccgagggagtgatgtcctcatcatcctccccctcttgaattggagtcgtcctcgactcaagctcatcatcggctcccaagtaaggtttcaaatctgcaatgttaaaagaaggactaacctcgaactctggtggcaactcaagtttatatgcattatcatttattttatcaattatcttataaggaccagcagctcttggcattaatttagacttacgcagctctgggaacctatcttttcttaaatgtaaccacactaaatcacccgattcaagtttgacttctttcctaccttcactaccagcaattctatacttttcattcatcttttcgatatttattttagttgtttcatgcaacttatgaataaaatcagcacgtgcactagcatcactatgtgttctttcagtggtaggtaaaggcaaaagatcaataagagcgcgaggggtaaaaccatacactacctgaaaaggacttaccttggtggtagaatgtgttgcccgattataagcaaactccacgtggggcaaacattcttcccacatcttcaaatttttcttcaaaatagctctcaacatggtacccaaagtgcggttcactacctccgtttggccatcagtttgtgggtggcaagtagtagaaaacaatagttttgtacccaacttattccatagagtgcgccaaaagtgactcaaaaatttagcgtcgcgatctgaaacaatagtagaaggcataccatgcaagcgaacaatctctttgaaaaagaggtcagcaatataaacggcatcatcacttttatgacaaggtataaaatgtgccatcttagaaaaacgatccacaacaacaaaaatgctatccctccccctcttagtcctaggcaatcccaaaacaaagtccatcgaaatatctgcccaaggaatagaaggaacaggaagaggcatatacaaaccatgtggattcaagcgagacttagccttttgacatgtggtacagcgtgccatgaaccgctcaacatctctcctcatctttggccaaaagaaatgtgtggccaacatatcctccgtcttcttagcaccaaaatgtcccatcaatcctcctccatgtgcttcctgcaacaacaaaagacgaacggaaccaactggaatgcatagacggttagctctaaacacaaatccatcattgataacaaacttgttccacgtacgtccctctttacagttcagcaatacatctttaaaatcaggatcaagcacatattgttcttttattgagtcaagtccaaaaattctataatcaagttgggacaacaaagcatatcgtctagacaaagcatcagcaattatattatccttccctttcttgtgtttgataacataaggaaaagattcaataaattcaacccacttagcatgtctacgattcagattatgttgagaacgaagatacttaagcgattcatgatctgaatgtataacaaattctttaggccacaaataatgacgccacgtctctaaagaacgtacaagtgcatacaattccttatcatacgtagagtaattaagaacagggccatgcaatttttcgctaaagtatgcaacgggcttaccttcttgcatcaaaacacctccaatgccaactccactagcatcacattctagctcaaaggtcttaccaaaatttggaagttgcagcaatggcgcgtgcgtaagcttgtccttcaaagtgtcaaaggactcctcttgtgccttaccccaatggaacaccacacctttctttgtcaactcgtgtaagggggcagcaatggcgctgaaatccttcacgaaacgacgataaaaacctgcaagtccaagaaaacttctcacctgtttgatggtttggggcaccggccaactctttatggcttcaattttcatctcatccacctcaattccctgtggagtaataacatagccaagaaaagagactcgatccgtgcaaaagatgcacttctcaaggttaccaaataaacgtgcatcacgtaaagcattaaaaacagcacgtaagtgatccatatgttcatccaaagacttgctataaatcaatatatcatcaaactaaaccaccacaaatcgtccaataaaagctcttaaaacctcattcatcaaacgcatgaaagtgctaggtgcattagttaaaccaaaaggcattactaaccactcatataatccgaatttagttttgaaagctgttttccattcatctccaagtttcattcgaatttagttttgaaagttgtgtggctctgataccacttaatatgaacaagggttcccgatcttccgaaaggttctggtaactctcgatttggtgaaaacgagacacaagtcgatccttgtaaaaattacagagccacacaattcatcaagcatatcatcaagtctaggaataggatggcgatatcgaatagtaatgttattgatggctctacaatcaacacacatacgtcaagtaccatctttcttaggaaccaaaatcacaggaacagcacaaggactaaggctctcacgtacatacccgcggtccaaaagctcttggacttgccgttgaatttccttagtctcctcgggattggctcgatacgcagcacgatttggcaatgttgctcccgggatcaaatcgatttgatgctctatccctctcataggtggcagtcccgggggtatctcagctggaaaaacatcctcatactcctgcaaaaggttagtggcagcaggaggtatcgaactaataacatcatcaagcgaatacaaaactcgtttgcaaaccaaggtgtagcaaatatcattattagaaatttcagcaaggtcactttttagtgcaagcataacaccacccttcaattttatgccctctaccttagaactaggtgcagacttatcctttttaggtgggtaaagagaattagcaacttgctgattttcagatttagtatcacgcaaattagcagctcgttctttatcagcttgtacaatttcagcaggggtcataggaaccaaagtaattttctttcctttatgcataaaagtatatgtattacttctaccatggtgtatagcatcattatcaaattcccaaggtcgacccaataaaagtgagcaagcttccataggtaccacatcacagtcaacataatcagcataggaaccaatggaaaaagaaactctgcaagtttgtgttaccttagcttttctaGCATCactaaaccactgaaggttatatggatgggggtgttggcgtgtggtcaagccaagcttcttgaccaaatctgaactcaccaaattattacaactacctccatcgatgatgacacgtgctcgccgattttggatgacgaagaaaatctggaacaagttatggcgttgcagcttctctggttgttgtacctttgtgctgagcgcccgctgcacaatgatgctcctataggtcgctgtgtcatcactgcccaagattttgttgctctcctcaacaactggttcttcttcttcttcttcctcaatgtcagaggcgctgatgtacccatcttccgttgcaatgtatgcccgctgacttgggcaatccttctgcacatgaccgaatccatggcagcgacggcactgaatgccagaggtgcgtcccgttgatgcaacagaggaagcactcttggaaggtccctgcaaaacaaaatttttacctgagcctgaaggtcgtgtagtgaccggatttggtgccgtagctgcttgttgcttgctcgctggtgagggagccctataagtggatggtttggacagcccaaaggatggtcctgtgcacggcatgtatgtggtgctggccttgtacttgccctgctgctcacgcccctgcaactccttctctgcaagcatagcaaactgaaacaactggttgacattgttaaattctttataatcaataatatcctggatttcacgtctcaaacccgaataaaatcgacaaatagaatcttcgtttccctctactatgccacaacgcatcaagcccttttgaagctcaccataataatcctgcacagatttatctccctgttctaagcgcatcaatttcttacgcaggtctctatgataagatgggggaacaaatctatcacgcatagcaaccttaagctcttcccatgtacgaggtgtggcaccatctgcagctaaaccagtccaccaaataatagcaaaatctttaaactcactagtggcttgtctaactctatgttgttcaggtacttggtgggcactaaatttttgctctactgtcatctcccaatcaagatatccctcagcatcataatgtcccgaaaaagaaggtatagtaaatttaaccttagcataaggatcttcaggagctcgattatacatacctcgatggtggtggtgatgtggaacgccacccatacctgtggtgttagtgcgaagacgacgccgtaatctgttttgcaatgtcgccgctggatcaacattaacatcgtcatcatacaactcatcaccggtgt
This genomic interval carries:
- the LOC133922125 gene encoding heat stress transcription factor A-5 isoform X2 encodes the protein MGFRKIDPERWEFANEYFVKGQKHLLKNIYRRKPIHSHSQQPGALPDNERALFEDEIDRLSREKATLQADLWKFNQQQSGAMIQIDDLERRVLDMEQRQVKMLSFLQQASKNPHFVNKLVKMAEVSPIFADGFHKKRRLPGLDYGTEATETTSFYDDHSSTSKQEMGNLLNQHFSDKLKLGLCPAMTESNLVTLSTQSSHEDNGSPHGKQPDCDRIGMECLPLVPQIMELSDTGTSICPSKSACFTPAVIDGGLLPCHLSLTLASCSMDVERSPISNANGSSIDHDRGRENPPKASAATMEKDDRFGRHHDDSHKWASDGGGTAAGATTPQGDAQATTEVPAAPPAVVNDKFWEQFLTERPGCSETEEASSTMRRDPSREQMEDNNRQAYQDTRNDRTDMQQLKL
- the LOC133922125 gene encoding heat stress transcription factor A-5 isoform X1 translates to MEIAAAGTRGAGAAGGGGGGGGGPAPFLLKTYEMVDDPSTDAVVSWSDASDASFVVWNSPEFAGRLLPTYFKHSNFSSFIRQLNTYGFRKIDPERWEFANEYFVKGQKHLLKNIYRRKPIHSHSQQPGALPDNERALFEDEIDRLSREKATLQADLWKFNQQQSGAMIQIDDLERRVLDMEQRQVKMLSFLQQASKNPHFVNKLVKMAEVSPIFADGFHKKRRLPGLDYGTEATETTSFYDDHSSTSKQEMGNLLNQHFSDKLKLGLCPAMTESNLVTLSTQSSHEDNGSPHGKQPDCDRIGMECLPLVPQIMELSDTGTSICPSKSACFTPAVIDGGLLPCHLSLTLASCSMDVERSPISNANGSSIDHDRGRENPPKASAATMEKDDRFGRHHDDSHKWASDGGGTAAGATTPQGDAQATTEVPAAPPAVVNDKFWEQFLTERPGCSETEEASSTMRRDPSREQMEDNNRQAYQDTRNDRTDMQQLKL